CGGCTTGAAAGCTTTCTTTGTTTCTATTGATAGCTCTAAAAACTGAAGATTCTCCGTTCAAAATAACATTTGAAACATATAATTGACGACAAATATCGCCTGTTTCTGGCCGCTCAACTTTTATCACTCTTGCGCCTAAATCTGCCAAACGTAACGTTGCTGATGGTGCTGATAAAAACTGACTCAAATCTATAATTAATATATCTTGTAATGGTTTCATAACTAATTTCAATTTATAGCTTAAACTCTTTCATAATAGCGTCTGTGTGCTGACCAACTCTCGGAGCGGGTTTTGAAGCATATAATCGTTCATCATTTATACGTATTGGGCAACGTGTTGTATGCACTACTTCACCAGAAAGTAATGGCAACTTTTGATCCATTGCCAACACTTTATAACCTTCGTGATTTAGCAACGTTTCATAATCATATACGGCTGAAGACCAAATGCCATTGGCTTCTAAAATTGTCAACCAATCTTGTGTGTTTTTATGGATGAGAAATGCTCTTAAAATATCCATAATTTCATCTCTTTGCGCAAACCAAGAATCGGGATCAGTAAACGTTGATAAATCTGTACAACCAATCACTTCACCTAGTTTAATTAAAGAACCCATCGCCAATGAAATATAGCTATCTTTAGTTTTATAAACCCCATAAGGTGCGCCCAAATAAGCATGAGCACAACCTTGTTTGGCTCTTTTAGGTTTTTGATTTCCATCGTTTAAATATGTTGTAATCACTTCAAACTGAAAATCTAAAGTTGATTCTAACAAACTTACTTCAACCCAAGCTCCTTTATTTGTTTTTTCACGTCGTAACAAACTAGCTAAAATTCCTTGAACCAAATGTGTACCAGTAATAATGTCAGAAACTGCTGCACCAACAGGTACAGGGTCATCGTTTAAATTACCTGTTAAATTAGCAAAACCAGACATACATTGCACCAATAAATCTTGCCCAGGTTTTTTAACCCAAGTTCCAGTTGTACCATAGCCAGTAACAGTTGCATATACCAACCTTGGATTAATTTCTTGCACTTTTGAATAATCTAAGCCTATTTTTTCCATAACACCTGGTCGGAAATTATGTGTCATTACATCGGCTTGTGCAATTAATTTTTTAATTCTTTCTAAATCTTCAGGATTCTTTAAATCTGCCGCATACGAATCTTTATTCCTGTTTACGGTATGAAAAACTAAACTACTTCCATCTAAAAATAAATTTTTTAAAGCAATTTGACGCCCTGCCTCGCCGCTTACCGGTCGTTCAATTTTTATAACTCGCGCACCTAAATCAGCCAATTTAAGTCCTGCGGAAGGTCCTGCCATAAACTGCGCAAACTCGAGTACTGTAATTCCTTCTAATGGTCTCATTTTTTTTAAATATCTAATGATTTTATATACAATTCGTTTAATTGATTTAGTAAGGCTTTTTCATCTCCGCCATGCATCAAATAATTTCTAATTGGCGCTCCTGCTCTATCTTGAAAATACATATGACCATTGTAACGAGGACGTAAAAACGCTCTGTCCAAACCTGGCAATGTATTTTTAAAATAATTTGAAGTCAAACTATTTGTGTATTCATCTGTCCACGCTTTTCTGTGTCCTGGTTGTCCGCCGCCATCAAAAAATACTGTTTTTTGAATAACTTCGCATCCTATATACTCAAGGTATTTCATAATGGTTTCCAATTCCGTTGCTTTTGCAGAAACAGCCAAACCTGTACCCCCTAATGTAGAGATTGCTCCAACGCCATTAATTTCAACCATATCATGGAAATGCAACAATTTACGCGCATAACCAACTCTACTGTAGTTTGAATAGCCATAAGCCCAAGGACAATAAGCATATTTATCGGTCAAGGTCATTGCTTCATATACTTTTATAGGATTCCAATCAAAAATTTGAGGATCCATTTCAACCGCCAAGGCTCGTAACATTTTCAATGCTTCTATCCCAATTTTTTCGCTTACAACATGTGCTGATGAAGTACAAACATCTTCCCCTAAATTACAACACATCATATAAAAATTCATCAAGGTATCTTGAGGAATTCCCGGCATTATTACCAAACCTTTTTTAGCTAAAGCTAATAATTCGTCATAATTTTTTGGTAACGACAACCCCTTTTCTTTAAGCAAATCTGGTCTACTTGAAGCAACAGGCGCAGCTGCATCAATCGCTAAAGCATATTGATGCCCGCTTGAAGTATAACTTTCATGTGAACGACCTACAGTATTTTCAGCTAAATCTTTTAGAAAAGCCTTTGGTAAATGTTCATCTAAAGGTAAAATAACGTTTGTTTTACCAGCGAAACCAGCCCAAGGATGGTCAATTACCAATAAATCGTAACGTTTTGCTAACTGGTCAATTGGCTCATCAGCAAATGCTTGTAACGACCTTTTCTCCCAAGTAATTTCAACCCCCGGATTTAATTCTGAAAATCGTTGTGCTGTTGCAACCATTGAAGTAAAACCTCTACTGTGATTCCAAGTGATACCTTTTAAGTGAATTGTTTTTGTACTCATTATAAAATTTGTTTTCTTTTACTTTTATTTTTTAATTGTGTTAGTTTATTTGTTCGCTTCAACTCTACTGAACCACCCATTAACTTTCAACCTTTTGGCTTCCGTATTCCAACTTCTAACCCCCTACTTTTATACTCTAACTTGGTACCTTCAAACTTTAAACCGCTGTTTCTGAACCCAACATGCTGCCGTAGGTCATCACAACAAATGAAACGATTAATATTGCCAAAGCTACTAACAAGGTACTGTACGTTCTTTTTGAAACTTTAACCCATTCCTTCATAATTATCCCAACCGCATAACTAAAGAAAATTAACATCGACATATGAATTACCCAACTTGCAAATTTGTAAGCACCCATTTGAACGTGACCAATTCCGTAGAAAAAAAACTGTCCGTACCAAAGTGCACCACTTAGTACAGACATTCCCATATTTAACATAAAATTTTTGCGACCAATTCCTTTTACATCTATTATTTCTTTAATAGTTCCATTTTTAACACCCGCTATTGAGAACCAAATAAAATTAGTAATAAATGCACCACCAGTTGATAAAATCAAATTGGCATTTCCTTCAAAATTACCTGCACCATATTGCCCTGCTATTTCTGCCACTGGCGCTCCAACTTCTAAAGAAATTCCGAATACCGCCGACAAAACGCCCGCAATGATAGTTAGGGTTAAACCTTTTTTCATATTAAAGGTTAACGGTTCGCCGCCATTAACACTTTCTAATTTTAAATCCTTTTCTTTTCTATACCCAGCAATTCCACAAACAATAATTCCTAACAGTGCCAAAAACATTCCTAAGAAAATAATACTACCGCCCGGACCATTAAATTTTTGCATAAAAGTTCCGTGCATTAATAAAGGAACAATGGTTCCTAAAATAGCGGAAATCCCAATAGATATAGTATATGTTAGTGAATAACCAATATGTCTAATCGCAAAACCAAAACACATACCACCAAAACCATAGATAGCGCCTAATAGCGTTGCATTAATTAATACTTCAGAAGAAGCATCACGAAACACACTCATTAAATTAGGAACAGTTAAAAAACCAATTAAAAACGGAAAAATAAACCAAGCAAACGAAGCCTGCACAATCCAATAAGAGTCCCAAGACCACTTTTTTACTTTTTGAAAAGGAACGTAACAAGTTGAAGCGGCTACGCCACCAACTGCATGAATTAAGGTACCCAATAGCGGATTTGCCATGTTTTTAATTGTATTTTGGTTAATTTATTAATTTCATATACAAATGTATATTTTATATATGAAATAACCAAGAATCGAAATTGATTTATTAAATTTGTATTTCAAAATAAAAAAATGGCTACAACAATACCTACTAAATACAATGCTCCGGCGTTAGATAAAGGCTTAGATATTATCGAATATTTGTCGGCTGAAGGAATTCCTTTAACCCAAGCGGAGATTGCAAACGGTATTAACAAAACACCGAGTGAAATTTATAGAATGTTGGTTTGTTTAGAAGAAAGAGGTTATGTAATTAGAGGTTCAAATGCAGGAAAATACCGTTTATCATTAAAAATGTATAGTCTTTCTCACAGACATACTCCTTTTGATGAATTAAAAAGAGTAGCTCATTTTCCGATGCAGTCGTTGTCTGAAACCACACGACAATCTTGTCATTTAAGTATTATGAACAATGACCAACTACTTATTATTTCACAAACAAGAAGTCCAAGCGCTGTTTCACTTTCTATTGAAGAAGGAACTCATTTTCCTATATCTATGACAACTTCTGGCAGAGTACTTTTATCTATGTTTTCTGAAGATGTAAGAAAAGATATCTTATCAAGAGATCCCCATTTTAAAAAATGGAGCAAACAAGAACAAGACGAGCTATATCAATGTGTTGCACAAGCAAAAGCTGATGGATACCGCCATTCAAATAGCGCACTAACAAGTGGAGTTACTGATTTAGCTATTCCTATCGGCTTAGATGATTCTGATTTACGTGCTGTTTTGGCAGTTTCATTATTTACTTCAAGCTTACAAAATGAATTAAATATTGAATCTATTTTAAAAGCTATGAAACATACACAACAAGAAATTAACAAGTTAATAGGAGGCTAATTTAAGAGTAAAAAAAGGTTAAATTAGTTTGTTTCTCTCCTTTTACCATTGTTCAGTTTATGTCTAGTTTTATTTAGCTGTTATTTATATATAAACTTTATTTTTACTTATGAACTTTTTAAAACCGTTGTGCTTTATGTTTTAACATCCAAAGTTCTCCAAATTATTGATAATTAATAAATCAATTAAATTCTAAAACATTAAATATAAATTACTTAAGCTCAAATCGTGAAAGAATATTAAAAGTATTAGTATATAAAATCAATTATCTTAAAAATTTTATGGCGTAAATAAACGACTATACTTTAGTTTGTGACAAAGATTATTTTTCATGTAATATGCTGTTCAATTTGTTTTAAAGTAGTGAAATTAGGTTAAATGCACTCAAGAAGAACAATTAAAATAATAATAACAACCAGTCTTATATATTTAAAAAAAGAATAGACCAAACCTAAATTAACTAAAACTATTAAAATGTCGAATAAACAAATTTACATTATACGGATTGCAGCCATTGTCGCATTGGGTGGATTTTTATTAGGATTTGATGCTTCTGTTATTTCAGGAGTTGTAAAATTTATTGAACCTGAGTTCAACCTTTCAAAATTACAATTAGGTTGGGCTGTGAGTTCCATAACACTTACTGCTGCTTTTGGAATGATTATAGCTGGTCCGATGAGTGATAAACACGGAAGGCGAAAATTATTAAAATATGCTGCTCTTTTATTCACAATTTCAGCTGTTGGTTCAGCATTAGCGGGAAACTTCTTTTGGTTAATTATTTTTAGAATGATTGGTGGGCTGGCCGTTGGAGCAGCTCTAATTATTGCACCAATGTATATCGCAGAAGTTGCACCAGCAAAAAGAAGAGGTCAATTGGTTTCTTTTAACCAGTTGAATATTGTTATTGGAATTTCATTAGCTTTTTTTACAAATTATTTAATCCTCAAATGGGGAAGTTCAGATGCTGCTTGGGCAGAATCACTCGGCTTAGGTAAATGGAACTGGAGATGGATGCTAGGTCTAGAAGCTGTACCAGCAATTTTATATTATTTATGTTTATTTATTGTACCAAGAAGTCCAAGATGGTTAATGGTTCATAATAAAAAGGAAGAAGCACTCGAGGTTATGAAAAAAGTGGTTTCCGATGAGGAAGCTAAAATTCAAATACAACAAGTTGAACAAAGTATTTCGGAAGATAAAAACAAAGAAAAATCAAAGCTTCGTGATATTTTTAAACCATCTATGAGAAAAGTAATTATCATAGGATTGGTTGTCGGAATTTTTCAACAAATAGTAGGTATTAACGCTGTTCTGTTTTATGCGCCAATGATTTTTGAACAAACAGGTATTGGTACAGACGCTTCTTTTATACAAGCCGCCTTGGTTGGTGTTACCAATTTAGGTTTTACAATTGTAGCTATTTTAACTATTGATAAATTTGGGAGAAAACCTTTATTAATAATAGGTATGGCAGGAATTGCAGTTTGTTTATTTCTGTTAAGTTATGGGTTTAGTGAAGCTACTTACACCTTGAATCAAGAAGCTATTGCAAATCTTCCTTCAGAAATAAATAAAGAACAACTTATTCAACTTCAAGATAAAGTATTTGATAATGATTTAGATTTTAAAGCCGCAATTGTACATACTTTAGGGGTTGAAAACGCAAAAATACACGAAGCAACACTTGTAACAGCTTCTGCAAAAATGAATACCTTACTAATTCTAATTGGAATTATTGGTTTTGTTGGTGCCTTTGCAATGTCCATTGGACCTGTTATGTGGGTATTATTTTCAGAATTATTCCCAAATAGAATTAGAGGAATCGCTATCTCTTTTGTTGGATTAGTAAACCTTGCTGTAGCTTTTTTAGTGCAGCTGCTATTTCCTTGGGAACTTTCCATATTAGGAAACACAATGACTTTCTTACTTTTTGGAATTTTTGCCGTTATTGGATTTGGATTTATCTGGTTTAAAGTACCTGAAACCAAAGGGAAATCATTAGAGGAATTGGAAAAATTGTTAATAAAATAATTTCATCTCATGAAAAAATATCTAATTATAATAAGTTTTCTAATCTCCAATTTCATAATAGCTCAAAATGATGAATTGTTGAGATTGCCAGCAAACATTCAACCAGAAGATCGGATTTGTTTCGCCATGTATACTGTACATGAAAACACATTAAAACTAACAGCACAATTCAATCCAATCAGAAATTTTGAAGCATTTGAGGCTTCACTTGAAATTGAAGAAAATGGAAAATGGGTTAAAAAGGCCGAAGCAACTATCATCTACCCAGGATATACTGCTCCTTTTAGAGTTGAAAATTGGGATGACACTAAAGAATTTAAATACCGCGTAAACCACGAAAACAAAGCTTTTTATGAAGGAATCATAAAAAAGAATCCAATAGATAAGAATACTTTTGTAATAGCAGCTTTAACTTGTAATTCAATTTACCCTAATCATGGTGGCGATATT
The nucleotide sequence above comes from Aureibaculum algae. Encoded proteins:
- a CDS encoding ABC transporter substrate-binding protein, which encodes MSTKTIHLKGITWNHSRGFTSMVATAQRFSELNPGVEITWEKRSLQAFADEPIDQLAKRYDLLVIDHPWAGFAGKTNVILPLDEHLPKAFLKDLAENTVGRSHESYTSSGHQYALAIDAAAPVASSRPDLLKEKGLSLPKNYDELLALAKKGLVIMPGIPQDTLMNFYMMCCNLGEDVCTSSAHVVSEKIGIEALKMLRALAVEMDPQIFDWNPIKVYEAMTLTDKYAYCPWAYGYSNYSRVGYARKLLHFHDMVEINGVGAISTLGGTGLAVSAKATELETIMKYLEYIGCEVIQKTVFFDGGGQPGHRKAWTDEYTNSLTSNYFKNTLPGLDRAFLRPRYNGHMYFQDRAGAPIRNYLMHGGDEKALLNQLNELYIKSLDI
- a CDS encoding L-rhamnose/proton symporter RhaT, translating into MANPLLGTLIHAVGGVAASTCYVPFQKVKKWSWDSYWIVQASFAWFIFPFLIGFLTVPNLMSVFRDASSEVLINATLLGAIYGFGGMCFGFAIRHIGYSLTYTISIGISAILGTIVPLLMHGTFMQKFNGPGGSIIFLGMFLALLGIIVCGIAGYRKEKDLKLESVNGGEPLTFNMKKGLTLTIIAGVLSAVFGISLEVGAPVAEIAGQYGAGNFEGNANLILSTGGAFITNFIWFSIAGVKNGTIKEIIDVKGIGRKNFMLNMGMSVLSGALWYGQFFFYGIGHVQMGAYKFASWVIHMSMLIFFSYAVGIIMKEWVKVSKRTYSTLLVALAILIVSFVVMTYGSMLGSETAV
- a CDS encoding IclR family transcriptional regulator; translation: MATTIPTKYNAPALDKGLDIIEYLSAEGIPLTQAEIANGINKTPSEIYRMLVCLEERGYVIRGSNAGKYRLSLKMYSLSHRHTPFDELKRVAHFPMQSLSETTRQSCHLSIMNNDQLLIISQTRSPSAVSLSIEEGTHFPISMTTSGRVLLSMFSEDVRKDILSRDPHFKKWSKQEQDELYQCVAQAKADGYRHSNSALTSGVTDLAIPIGLDDSDLRAVLAVSLFTSSLQNELNIESILKAMKHTQQEINKLIGG
- a CDS encoding CaiB/BaiF CoA transferase family protein, coding for MRPLEGITVLEFAQFMAGPSAGLKLADLGARVIKIERPVSGEAGRQIALKNLFLDGSSLVFHTVNRNKDSYAADLKNPEDLERIKKLIAQADVMTHNFRPGVMEKIGLDYSKVQEINPRLVYATVTGYGTTGTWVKKPGQDLLVQCMSGFANLTGNLNDDPVPVGAAVSDIITGTHLVQGILASLLRREKTNKGAWVEVSLLESTLDFQFEVITTYLNDGNQKPKRAKQGCAHAYLGAPYGVYKTKDSYISLAMGSLIKLGEVIGCTDLSTFTDPDSWFAQRDEIMDILRAFLIHKNTQDWLTILEANGIWSSAVYDYETLLNHEGYKVLAMDQKLPLLSGEVVHTTRCPIRINDERLYASKPAPRVGQHTDAIMKEFKL
- a CDS encoding sugar porter family MFS transporter, whose amino-acid sequence is MSNKQIYIIRIAAIVALGGFLLGFDASVISGVVKFIEPEFNLSKLQLGWAVSSITLTAAFGMIIAGPMSDKHGRRKLLKYAALLFTISAVGSALAGNFFWLIIFRMIGGLAVGAALIIAPMYIAEVAPAKRRGQLVSFNQLNIVIGISLAFFTNYLILKWGSSDAAWAESLGLGKWNWRWMLGLEAVPAILYYLCLFIVPRSPRWLMVHNKKEEALEVMKKVVSDEEAKIQIQQVEQSISEDKNKEKSKLRDIFKPSMRKVIIIGLVVGIFQQIVGINAVLFYAPMIFEQTGIGTDASFIQAALVGVTNLGFTIVAILTIDKFGRKPLLIIGMAGIAVCLFLLSYGFSEATYTLNQEAIANLPSEINKEQLIQLQDKVFDNDLDFKAAIVHTLGVENAKIHEATLVTASAKMNTLLILIGIIGFVGAFAMSIGPVMWVLFSELFPNRIRGIAISFVGLVNLAVAFLVQLLFPWELSILGNTMTFLLFGIFAVIGFGFIWFKVPETKGKSLEELEKLLIK